In Pseudomonas sp. R76, one genomic interval encodes:
- a CDS encoding tyrosine-type recombinase/integrase, producing the protein MNLASAADYVAFDAGRYTRQEGLSDDEQAVLSNHLYRSDWPYLQSIMPGLINPLIDLVAYSGVSDRLAAPSVAAILWQVSKIGRPYWVWSDMQWLDLLNTGAGSRPYLATVAYHLGGFHKPQRIAKFRQSAIYASFIFGHAVFEYEHVRLSQVLKSLGYEARHLEQFLSSVLGALMLENGDPRLETFTEALLLKGQAHRSEGVARSVGKVSHGLASMGVLEKPLRMRSYVSWRTKSIEGIDPNWVKWCRRWRDTSTLRPRTRESNYSFILRTGLWLAREQPGVSSPVDWSLSTCAAFIAAVDRMTVGEWALASGRGTKLKRLGLPIAPNSKGGFLQAVRRFFIDVELWGWGRLKFSPRHHLATPQSVAFNSGINPRVIDDSSWLKLIWASLNLERKDLLSEIHYPLSMVQAMAVVWTHSGLRSNEIRRLAIGCAHTQSSDVVHEDGTTVPAGTLCYLDIPASKTFKAFVKPVAAVVKERIDGWLLERPVNQAPLLDERTGEKVSYLFQFRGKRMGAGVINSTIIPMLCAKAGVPLEDSRGRITSHRGRASAVTALASVPQGMSLIELMQWSGHSSPSSTLHYIRIRPTKLAASFAKADQMSHLISVLIDHDVIARQAQEPYAFYDLGDSYCSNPFWSSCPHRMACAGCDFNLPKASARAQALESKASIRRYLEAVPLTADEKAIVEGDLAKLEGLIQKLDNVPTLDGRTPHEIETKKG; encoded by the coding sequence ATGAACCTTGCATCAGCAGCAGATTATGTAGCGTTTGATGCGGGTCGGTATACGCGGCAAGAGGGACTGTCCGATGATGAGCAGGCCGTGCTGTCTAATCACCTTTACCGTTCTGATTGGCCTTATCTGCAATCGATAATGCCGGGGCTTATAAATCCCCTAATTGACCTCGTCGCCTACAGTGGCGTGTCGGATCGATTGGCCGCCCCGTCAGTGGCGGCCATACTCTGGCAGGTCAGCAAGATAGGCCGCCCTTATTGGGTCTGGTCAGACATGCAATGGCTTGACTTGCTCAACACCGGAGCAGGCTCGCGTCCGTATCTTGCTACGGTCGCTTACCACTTGGGCGGTTTTCATAAGCCTCAACGTATCGCCAAATTTCGCCAATCGGCGATCTACGCCTCCTTTATCTTTGGTCACGCGGTATTCGAATATGAGCATGTGCGTTTAAGCCAGGTGTTGAAATCGCTGGGCTATGAGGCACGTCACCTCGAGCAATTCCTGAGCAGTGTGCTCGGTGCACTGATGTTGGAAAACGGCGATCCGCGCCTTGAAACCTTCACTGAAGCGCTTTTGCTGAAAGGCCAGGCGCATCGAAGCGAAGGAGTGGCCAGATCGGTTGGAAAGGTTTCGCATGGGCTCGCTTCGATGGGGGTTTTGGAAAAGCCACTGCGTATGCGTAGCTACGTGAGCTGGCGTACAAAAAGCATCGAAGGCATTGACCCCAATTGGGTCAAGTGGTGTCGTCGGTGGCGAGATACCTCGACCTTGCGTCCTCGTACTCGGGAAAGCAACTACAGTTTTATCTTGAGAACCGGCCTCTGGCTCGCGCGCGAGCAACCTGGGGTTAGCTCCCCTGTCGATTGGAGCCTGTCGACCTGCGCGGCGTTTATTGCAGCGGTGGATCGCATGACCGTCGGTGAATGGGCCCTGGCGTCGGGGCGAGGTACGAAACTTAAGAGACTCGGCCTCCCAATCGCACCGAATTCAAAAGGGGGCTTTTTGCAAGCCGTACGACGCTTTTTTATCGATGTTGAGCTGTGGGGCTGGGGTAGGTTGAAATTCAGTCCTCGGCACCATCTGGCGACGCCTCAGTCCGTGGCTTTCAATTCGGGTATCAACCCTCGCGTCATTGACGATTCAAGCTGGCTCAAATTGATCTGGGCCAGTCTTAATTTAGAACGCAAGGATTTGCTCTCGGAAATTCATTACCCGCTGTCCATGGTCCAAGCAATGGCCGTCGTATGGACGCATTCGGGGCTGCGCAGCAATGAAATTAGGCGACTTGCCATCGGTTGCGCCCATACTCAGTCGAGCGATGTCGTGCATGAGGACGGTACCACCGTTCCGGCAGGCACCTTATGCTACCTCGACATTCCGGCGAGTAAGACCTTTAAAGCCTTCGTCAAACCCGTAGCAGCCGTGGTCAAGGAGCGCATTGACGGCTGGCTGCTGGAAAGGCCCGTCAATCAAGCACCGCTGCTGGATGAGCGAACCGGTGAAAAAGTCAGCTACCTGTTCCAGTTTCGCGGTAAACGCATGGGCGCTGGTGTCATCAACAGCACCATCATCCCGATGCTCTGCGCCAAGGCAGGTGTCCCGCTAGAGGACAGCCGCGGGCGGATTACCAGCCACCGTGGTCGGGCCTCTGCGGTGACGGCGCTGGCCAGCGTTCCACAAGGCATGTCACTGATTGAATTGATGCAGTGGTCGGGGCACAGCTCACCGAGTTCGACGTTGCATTATATTCGGATCCGACCCACCAAGCTGGCGGCCTCTTTTGCCAAGGCCGATCAGATGTCCCATTTGATTTCGGTCCTGATTGATCACGACGTGATTGCGCGTCAGGCGCAAGAGCCCTATGCATTTTATGACTTGGGCGACTCGTATTGCTCGAATCCGTTTTGGAGCAGTTGCCCACACCGCATGGCCTGTGCAGGGTGTGATTTCAACCTGCCGAAAGCCAGTGCGCGGGCTCAGGCTTTGGAAAGCAAGGCTTCAATTAGGCGTTATCTGGAGGCGGTGCCGTTGACGGCGGATGAGAAGGCCATTGTGGAGGGCGATTTGGCGAAGCTTGAGGGGCTTATTCAAAAACTGGATAATGTCCCAACATTGGATGGACGAACGCCTCATGAAATCGAAACCAAAAAGGGCTGA